A genomic window from Candidatus Methylacidiphilum fumarolicum includes:
- a CDS encoding LysM peptidoglycan-binding domain-containing protein, producing MPLFIIVFVLFISFAQATELSDSKTKSVDSSTKKPTEIKYVVKKGDSLWKISRKYKVTVEALMAINELKDDRLKPGQELIIPPKGYRPPPPKDINPSPSQEEKKDSAKIQTVPPSQSQ from the coding sequence ATGCCACTTTTTATCATTGTCTTTGTTTTGTTTATTTCGTTTGCACAAGCTACAGAGCTTTCTGATTCTAAAACAAAATCTGTTGACAGTTCTACTAAAAAACCTACCGAAATAAAGTATGTTGTAAAAAAAGGAGACAGTCTTTGGAAAATTTCGAGAAAGTATAAGGTCACAGTTGAAGCACTGATGGCAATCAACGAATTAAAAGACGATCGCTTAAAACCTGGTCAAGAATTAATCATTCCTCCGAAAGGATATCGGCCACCACCTCCTAAGGATATCAATCCTTCCCCATCCCAAGAAGAGAAAAAAGATTCAGCAAAAATTCAAACTGTTCCACCTTCTCAAAGTCAATGA